A region from the Paludisphaera rhizosphaerae genome encodes:
- a CDS encoding response regulator, with protein sequence MTPQHRTILLVDDDHEIVESMRTILENRGFRILVARDGNSGLMVAERENPDLIILDMMMPKKSGFLVLEKLRSRPGGLIPTIMITGNEGSRHRAYAEMLGVRDYIRKPFAMEKLVRSIDKVLGLAPRTSGGYDDEP encoded by the coding sequence ATGACTCCACAACATCGGACTATTCTGCTCGTTGACGACGACCACGAGATCGTTGAATCGATGCGCACGATCCTGGAGAACCGGGGCTTCCGGATCCTCGTCGCTCGGGACGGAAACTCCGGGCTGATGGTGGCCGAGCGCGAGAACCCGGATCTCATCATCCTCGACATGATGATGCCGAAGAAGAGCGGCTTCCTCGTTCTTGAGAAGCTTCGCAGCCGCCCCGGCGGGCTGATCCCCACCATCATGATCACCGGCAACGAGGGGAGCCGCCACCGCGCCTACGCCGAGATGCTGGGCGTCCGCGATTACATTCGCAAGCCGTTCGCGATGGAGAAGCTCGTCCGATCCATCGACAAGGTTCTCGGCCTGGCGCCCCGCACCTCCGGCGGGTACGACGACGAGCCCTGA